In the Paramormyrops kingsleyae isolate MSU_618 chromosome 6, PKINGS_0.4, whole genome shotgun sequence genome, one interval contains:
- the lamb2l gene encoding laminin subunit beta-1 isoform X1 yields MRSLVAAKKFLWQFCQMGTCCVRSLHIMAGLFSLVFLAVSTFTQDLPSTLHGCTDGSCYPATGNLLIGRAANLTATSTCGLHVPEQYCIVSHLLEKDKCFSCNSKSPYDPIRNKYSHRVENVIYLKDRNGNLNWWQSVNGEENVTLRLDLEAEFHFTHLIMKFRTFRPAAMVIERSMNFGQSWNPYRYFSYNCTRMFPYVPARAPRFVTDVICEERYSNIEPSSSGEIIYKVLDPAIHVKDPYSRDIQDLLRITNLRVRFIKLHTLGDNLLDRRPDVLEKYYYAVYELVVRGSCFCYGHASECTPVPGITGNEVGMIHGRCVCKHNTEGLNCEHCKDFHQDVPWRPAELGKPHTCKECNCNRHSNKCHFDMAVYLATGNVSGGVCDNCQHNTMGRNCEMCKPFYYQDPARDIRDPAVCVPCDCDPMGSLKDGECDSYTNPSLGMIAGQCHCKLNVRGMRCDYCRDGFFGLSESDPQGCQPCHCDPRGIVSPASPCDQISGDCACKRHVTGRYCSECQTEYWGLSNDVSGCRPCDCDFGGAYDNRCITEDGQCKCLPHLVGRQCSDVQSGYFCASLDFYKYEAEEAEGLSPDSQSLPGHPRPKAEVDCVQHLNNQLQRHRRHRRIASMQQQRAALRRIRQLQQKPDIQIINRVRTPDQMVTWTGPGFARVKDGAGLVFTINNISYAMDYDILIRYEPESTEDWEAIVSIRSVELPSSTRCGNVLPTEQIYTVTLPHHGRYSQMPRPFCFEPNNRYIIAVRFQRHQATYRHLTAFILIDSLVLIPKYTDLPGFLEGTPASEHRRKEMLHYMCVGSFMMTPLPPLAEMCTKLICSISAVMHNGALPCNCNLQGSLSTECEKVGGQCQCKSNVVGRQCDQCAPGTYGFGGPYGCTACECHKSGSHSHQCDLVTGQCPCRAGASGQRCADCQPGQWGFPYCRPCQCNGHADDCNSQTGACHSCRDYTTGDYCDRCVEGFYGHPVLGSAEHCRPCPCPGNPGTGHSCHAEHNQIVCHCRQGYTGSQCDRCAPGYFGDPERQGGECRPCQCNNNIDPLDPESCDPHTGQCLKCLYYTAGPSCSQCREGYYGNALLRDCRYCTCVTAGTLPAHCTGGHCSCDQQTGACLCRPSVVGRNCDQCAANHWNFGTDWGCEPCGCHPDHAAGSHCNQFSGQCHCRPGFGGRNCSECPQFSWGDPEVRCQECNCHPEGSRTQQCNPLTGECDCVEKAMGRLCDTCARGYTGRFPHCNPCHPCFKQWDTVVQELQKDLDQIRDIVRQIQETGVAPGIGDSRIRDLERKLATIRDLIGSGVGDEVFELISQALDELREEIALTDGRLMGLANELNDTAVAEGQLRWNLTQLEEDLRDMNITLAQKRHDLDNLLNAGFAEQFERVRKYYRESQNAEHLCNSSVSGPDSPVTQSADTRQQVEDLLASNHGSLLRMMAAQNKSLANLQMEIEGLDQTVRNLSEKVCGGHGNLTDNGTCPKSLCGGSGCKDNEGQRHCGGEGCSGTVSAAARALTKANNVTQNINIVNEELDVVAKKLRDVRMLTSDVKMKAMETLEKAQSKKAYFENSNKKLKDFIKEIRDFLTEEGADPESIEKVAQKVLNISLPLNASDLLKIVEEIKKSIVNLTNTESIFNHTFNELQKAMDLLQKAKDVKMQADGVKDISNQTKQALEDAQKAVDAAKKALRNAEENLNNTNSSISEMASKLNNTEQKLMDAMMKLANLSEALGPLQNKTKQNRQMAWEARAKSDNATQAADGLQQEVEDARKKYKDLQDKIKAIGGGTEGLDNIRQRTEDIKRQAEDLLNKANKGMEDLQELEDTFQNNEKVMQAQKDELEELEKNITLIMEDIREKVKYYSTCLK; encoded by the exons TTTGCCAGATGGGGACATGCTGTGTGAGGTCACTCCATATCATGGCTGGCCTTTTCAGTTTGGTCTTCTTAG CTGTCAGCACCTTCACTCAAGACTTGCCATCAACCCTACATGGATGCACAGATGGAAGCTGTTACCCAGCAACAGGCAACCTCCTCATTGGTCGAGCTGCTAACCTGACAGCTACCTCAACCTGTGGCCTGCATGTTCCAGAGCAATATTGCATTGTCAGCCACCTGCTA GAGAAAGACAAATGTTTTTCGTGCAACTCCAAATCGCCATATGACCCTATCAGGAATAAGTACAGCCACCGGGTGGAGAATGTCATCTACTTGAAAGACAGGAATGGAAACCTCAACTGGTGGCAGTCAGTCAACG GTGAGGAGAACGTCACTCTCAGGCTGGATCTGGAGGCTGAGTTCCACTTTACTCATCTCATCATGAAGTTCAGA ACATTCAGGCCTGCTGCCATGGTCATTGAACGCTCTATGAATTTCGGTCAATCTTGGAATCCCTACCGCTACTTCTCCTACAATTGCACCAGGATGTTCCCTTATGTGCCTGCCCGCGCCCCCCGTTTCGTTACCGATGTCATCTGTGAGGAGCGCTACTCTAACATCGAGCCTTCCTCCAGTGGGGAG ATCATTTACAAAGTGCTTGATCCTGCTATTCATGTCAAAGACCCCTACAGTCGTGACATTCAAG ATCTTCTCCGGATCACCAACCTGCGCGTCAGATTCATCAAGCTGCACACCCTGGGGGACAACCTCCTGGACCGACGTCCGGACGTGCTGGAGAAATACTACTACGCCGTGTACGAGCTGGTGGTGCGAGGCAGCTGCTTCTGCTACGGCCATGCCTCTGAGTGCACCCCCGTTCCTGGCATCACAGGCAATGAAGTCGGCATG ATCCATGGTCGGTGTGTCTGCAAGCACAACACAGAGGGGCTGAACTGCGAGCACTGCAAGGACTTCCACCAAGATGTGCCCTGGAGGCCAGCTGAGCTGGGGAAGCCACATACCTGCAAAG AATGCAACTGCAACCGGCACTCCAACAAGTGCCATTTTGACATGGCTGTGTACCTGGCCACGGGGAATGTGAGCGGCGGCGTTTGTGACAACTGCCAGCACAACACCATGGGGCGTAACTGCGAGATGTGCAAGCCCTTCTACTACCAGGACCCTGCCAGGGACATCCGGGACCCcgcagtgtgtgtcc CCTGTGACTGTGACCCCATGGGCTCGCTGAAGGATGGCGAGTGTGACTCCTACACAAATCCCAGCTTGGGCATGATTGCCGGACAGTGCCACTGCAAGCTCAACGTGAGGGGTATGCGCTGCGACTACTGCAGGGACGGCTTCTTTGGCCTCAGCGAGAGCGACCCGCAGGGCTGCCAGC CGTGTCACTGCGACCCACGGGGCATCGTCTCTCCGGCTTCACCCTGCGACCAGATCAGCGGTGACTGTGCCTGCAAGAGGCATGTCACCGGCCGCTACTGCAGCGAGTGTCAG ACTGAGTACTGGGGGCTCAGCAATGATGTCTCTGGGTGCCGGCCGTGTGACTGCGACTTTGGAGGAGCTTATGACAACAG gtgcATAACAGAAGATGGACAGTGCAAATGCCTCCCCCACCTGGTAGGTCGCCAGTGCTCAGACGTGCAATCGGGATACTTCTGTGCGTCGCTGGATTTCTACAAGTACGAGGCGGAGGAAGCCGAGGGGCTTTCGCCGGACAGCCAATCCCTGCCA GGACACCCACGACCAAAGGCTGAAGTCGATTGTGTGCAGCATCTCAACAACCAGCTGCAGAGGCACCGCCGTCACCGCCGCATAGCCAGCATGCAGCAACAGAGGGCAGCATTGAGACGCATCCGCCAGCTGCAGCAAAAA CCAGATATACAGATCATTAACAGGGTCAGGACTCCTGACCAAATGGTCACCTGGACCGGACCTGGGTTTGCCAGGGTCAAGGATGGCGCCGGTCTTGTGTTTACCATCAACAACATCTCATATGCTATGGACTATGACATCCTGATTCGCTATGAGCCAGAG TCCACAGAAGACTGGGAAGCCATAGTCAGTATCAGGTCTGTGGAGCTGCCCTCTAGCACCCGTTGTGGGAATGTCCTGCCCACTGAACAGATTTACACTGTCACCCTGCCACACCATGGAAG GTACTCACAAATGCCTCGGCCCTTCTGCTTTGAGCCAAATAACCGCTACATTATAGCCGTCCGCTTCCAGCGACACCAAGCCACTTACCGCCATCTGACTGCCTTCATTCTGATTGACTCG CTAGTTCTTATCCCCAAGTACACGGACCTGCCTGGCTTCTTGGAGGGCACGCCTGCATCAGAACACCGCCGTAAGGAGATGCTGCActatatgtgtgtggggtccTTCATGATGACGCCCCTGCCGCCTTTGGCAGAGATGTGCACCAAGCTCATTTGCAGCATCTCTGCTGTGATGCACAACGGCGCCCTGC CTTGTAATTGTAACCTCCAGGGATCACTCAGCACAGAGTGTGAAAAGGTCGGAGGTCAGTGTCAGTGTAAGTCCAATGTGGTGGGTCGCCAGTGCGACCAGTGTGCCCCAGGAACCTACGGCTTTGGGGGACCTTATGGCTGCACTG CTTGCGAATGCCACAAGTCAGGATCCCACAGCCACCAGTGTGACCTAGTGACGGGTCAGTGCCCGTGTAGGGCAGGGGCCAGCGGACAGCGCTGTGCCGACTGCCAACCCGGCCAGTGGGGCTTCCCCTACTGCAGACCATGCCAGTGCAATGGGCACGCAGACGACTGCAACAGCCAGACGGGTGCCTGCCACAGCTGCAGGGATTATACCACTGGGGACTACTGTGATAG ATGTGTGGAAGGTTTCTATGGACACCCAGTGCTAGGCTCTGCGGAGCACTGCCGCCCATGCCCGTGCCCTGGGAACCCAGGCACCGGCCACTCTTGCCACGCTGAGCACAATCAGATCGTCTGTCACTGCCGACAGGGCTACACAG GTTCACAGTGTGACCGCTGTGCCCCTGGTTACTTCGGGGACCCTGAAAGGCAAGGAGGAGAGTGCCGCCCTTGTCAGTGCAACAATAACATTGACCCCCTGGACCctgagtcatgtgaccctcACACGGGTCAGTGTCTCAAGTGCTTGTATTATACAGCTGGTCCATCCTGCTCCCAGTGCAGAGAGGGCTACTATGGGAACGCCTTGCTTCGAGACTGCAGAT ACTGTACCTGTGTGACGGCGGGCACGCTGCCGGCCCACTGCACAGGGGGTCATTGTTCCTGTGACCAGCAGACGGGGGCGTGTCTGTGCCGACCCAGTGTGGTAGGACGCAACTGCGACCAGTGTGCAGCCAACCACTGGAACTTCGGGACAGACTGGGGCTGCGAGCCATGTGGCTGCCACCCTGACCACGCTGCCGGGTCACACTGCAACCAG TTCAGTGGACAGTGCCACTGCCGCCCCGGGTTCGGGGGAAGGAACTGCTCCGAGTGTCCTCAGTTCTCCTGGGGAGACCCTGAGGTCAGGTGCCAAG aatgcaattGTCACCCAGAGGGCTCCAGGACGCAGCAGTGTAACCCACTGACGGGGGAGTGCGATTGTGTGGAGAAGGCGATGGGGCGCCTCTGTGACACGTGCGCACGCGGCTACACTGGCAGATTTCCCCACTGCAATCCCTGCCACCCTTGCTTCAAACAATGGGACACCGTGGTGCAGGAGCTGCAGAAGGACCTGGATCAAATCAGAGACATCGTTCGGCAGATTCAGGAAACTGGCGTCGCCCCAGGAATCGGCGACAGTCGCATTCGGGACCTGGAGAGGAAGCTAGCCACCATCCGGGATTTGATTGGCAGTGGGGTGGGAGATGAGGTCTTTGAGCTGATCAGCCAGGCCCTCGACGAGCTGAG GGAGGAGATTGCGCTGACTGACGGCCGACTGATGGGCTTGGCCAATGAGCTGAATGACACCGCGGTGGCCGAGGGACAGCTGCGCTGGAACCTGACACAACTAGAGGAGGACCTCAGAGACATGAACATCACGTTAGCTCAGAAGCGTCACGACCTGGACAATCTGCTTAACGCTGGGTTCGCAG AGCAGTTTGAAAGAGTGCGGAAGTACTACAGGGAGTCCCAGAACGCAGAGCACCTGTGCAATTCCTCGGTGTCAGGCCCGGACAGCCCCGTGACCCAGTCTGCTGACACGCGCCAGCAGGTTGAAGACCTGCTTGCCAGTAATCATGGCAGTCTTCTGCGCATGATGGCTGCCCAGAACAAATCCCTGGCCAATCTTCAGATGGAAATCGAAGGCCTGGACCAGACTGTGCGGAACCTGAGTGAAAAA GTGTGCGGTGGTCATGGGAACCTCACCGATAATGGCACCTGCCCAAAGAGTCTTTGTGGGGGCTCTGGCTGTAAGGACAATGAAGGACAAAGGCATTGTGGAGGAGAGGGGTGTTCCGGGACTGTGAGTGCTGCAGCGAGAGCCTTAACGAAGGCCAACAATGTTACCCAGAACATCAACATTGTTAACGAGGAGCTAGATGTGGTCGCTAAGAAG CTCCGTGATGTGAGAATGCTTACCAGTGATGTGAAGATGAAGGCCATGGAGACTCTGGAAAAAGCACAGAGTAAGAAGGCCTATTTTGAAAATTCCAACAAGAAATTGAAGGATTTTATCAAGGAAATCAGAGATTTCCTCACAG AGGAGGGCGCAGATCCAGAGAGCATTGAGAAGGTGGCGCAGAAGGTGCTGAACATCTCCCTACCACTCAATGCTAGTGACCTGCTCAAAATCGTGGAGGAGATCAAAAAGAGCATTGTCAACCTCACCAACACTGAGAGCATCTTCAACCACACTTTCAATGAGCTTCAGAAAGCCATGGACCTTCTACAAAAGGCAAAGGATGTCAA GATGCAGGCAGATGGGGTGAAGGACATTAGCAACCAGACGAAGCAGGCCTTGGAAGACGCGCAGAAGGCCGTCGATGCAGCCAAAAAGGCTCTGAGGAATGCTGAGGAGAACCTCAACAACACTAATTCTTCCATTTCTGAG ATGGCCAGTAAGCTTAATAACACGGAACAGAAGCTGATGGATGCCATGATGAAGCTGGCCAACCTCTCAGAGGCGCTGGGACCACTGCAGAATAAGACCAAGCAGAACAGGCAGATGGCCTGGGAGGCCAGGGCTAAATCTGATAATGCTACCCAGGCCGCTGATGGACTGCAGCag GAGGTTGAAGatgcaagaaaaaaatacaaagaccTGCAGGACAAAATAAAAGCAATAGGTGGAGGTACTGAAGGACTGGATAATATAAGACAGAGGACTGAGGACATCAAGAGGCAAGCTGAAGATCTGCTGAACAAGGCCAACAAGGGCATGGAAGATCTGCAAG AACTTGAGGACACATTTCAGAATAATGAGAAGGTGATGCAGGCTCAGAAAGATGAGCTGGAAGAGTTGGAGAAGAACATTACCCTTATCATGGAGGACATACGGGAGAAAGTCAAGTATTACAGCACATGCTTGAAGTAG
- the lamb2l gene encoding laminin subunit beta-1 isoform X2, whose translation MGTCCVRSLHIMAGLFSLVFLAVSTFTQDLPSTLHGCTDGSCYPATGNLLIGRAANLTATSTCGLHVPEQYCIVSHLLEKDKCFSCNSKSPYDPIRNKYSHRVENVIYLKDRNGNLNWWQSVNGEENVTLRLDLEAEFHFTHLIMKFRTFRPAAMVIERSMNFGQSWNPYRYFSYNCTRMFPYVPARAPRFVTDVICEERYSNIEPSSSGEIIYKVLDPAIHVKDPYSRDIQDLLRITNLRVRFIKLHTLGDNLLDRRPDVLEKYYYAVYELVVRGSCFCYGHASECTPVPGITGNEVGMIHGRCVCKHNTEGLNCEHCKDFHQDVPWRPAELGKPHTCKECNCNRHSNKCHFDMAVYLATGNVSGGVCDNCQHNTMGRNCEMCKPFYYQDPARDIRDPAVCVPCDCDPMGSLKDGECDSYTNPSLGMIAGQCHCKLNVRGMRCDYCRDGFFGLSESDPQGCQPCHCDPRGIVSPASPCDQISGDCACKRHVTGRYCSECQTEYWGLSNDVSGCRPCDCDFGGAYDNRCITEDGQCKCLPHLVGRQCSDVQSGYFCASLDFYKYEAEEAEGLSPDSQSLPGHPRPKAEVDCVQHLNNQLQRHRRHRRIASMQQQRAALRRIRQLQQKPDIQIINRVRTPDQMVTWTGPGFARVKDGAGLVFTINNISYAMDYDILIRYEPESTEDWEAIVSIRSVELPSSTRCGNVLPTEQIYTVTLPHHGRYSQMPRPFCFEPNNRYIIAVRFQRHQATYRHLTAFILIDSLVLIPKYTDLPGFLEGTPASEHRRKEMLHYMCVGSFMMTPLPPLAEMCTKLICSISAVMHNGALPCNCNLQGSLSTECEKVGGQCQCKSNVVGRQCDQCAPGTYGFGGPYGCTACECHKSGSHSHQCDLVTGQCPCRAGASGQRCADCQPGQWGFPYCRPCQCNGHADDCNSQTGACHSCRDYTTGDYCDRCVEGFYGHPVLGSAEHCRPCPCPGNPGTGHSCHAEHNQIVCHCRQGYTGSQCDRCAPGYFGDPERQGGECRPCQCNNNIDPLDPESCDPHTGQCLKCLYYTAGPSCSQCREGYYGNALLRDCRYCTCVTAGTLPAHCTGGHCSCDQQTGACLCRPSVVGRNCDQCAANHWNFGTDWGCEPCGCHPDHAAGSHCNQFSGQCHCRPGFGGRNCSECPQFSWGDPEVRCQECNCHPEGSRTQQCNPLTGECDCVEKAMGRLCDTCARGYTGRFPHCNPCHPCFKQWDTVVQELQKDLDQIRDIVRQIQETGVAPGIGDSRIRDLERKLATIRDLIGSGVGDEVFELISQALDELREEIALTDGRLMGLANELNDTAVAEGQLRWNLTQLEEDLRDMNITLAQKRHDLDNLLNAGFAEQFERVRKYYRESQNAEHLCNSSVSGPDSPVTQSADTRQQVEDLLASNHGSLLRMMAAQNKSLANLQMEIEGLDQTVRNLSEKVCGGHGNLTDNGTCPKSLCGGSGCKDNEGQRHCGGEGCSGTVSAAARALTKANNVTQNINIVNEELDVVAKKLRDVRMLTSDVKMKAMETLEKAQSKKAYFENSNKKLKDFIKEIRDFLTEEGADPESIEKVAQKVLNISLPLNASDLLKIVEEIKKSIVNLTNTESIFNHTFNELQKAMDLLQKAKDVKMQADGVKDISNQTKQALEDAQKAVDAAKKALRNAEENLNNTNSSISEMASKLNNTEQKLMDAMMKLANLSEALGPLQNKTKQNRQMAWEARAKSDNATQAADGLQQEVEDARKKYKDLQDKIKAIGGGTEGLDNIRQRTEDIKRQAEDLLNKANKGMEDLQELEDTFQNNEKVMQAQKDELEELEKNITLIMEDIREKVKYYSTCLK comes from the exons ATGGGGACATGCTGTGTGAGGTCACTCCATATCATGGCTGGCCTTTTCAGTTTGGTCTTCTTAG CTGTCAGCACCTTCACTCAAGACTTGCCATCAACCCTACATGGATGCACAGATGGAAGCTGTTACCCAGCAACAGGCAACCTCCTCATTGGTCGAGCTGCTAACCTGACAGCTACCTCAACCTGTGGCCTGCATGTTCCAGAGCAATATTGCATTGTCAGCCACCTGCTA GAGAAAGACAAATGTTTTTCGTGCAACTCCAAATCGCCATATGACCCTATCAGGAATAAGTACAGCCACCGGGTGGAGAATGTCATCTACTTGAAAGACAGGAATGGAAACCTCAACTGGTGGCAGTCAGTCAACG GTGAGGAGAACGTCACTCTCAGGCTGGATCTGGAGGCTGAGTTCCACTTTACTCATCTCATCATGAAGTTCAGA ACATTCAGGCCTGCTGCCATGGTCATTGAACGCTCTATGAATTTCGGTCAATCTTGGAATCCCTACCGCTACTTCTCCTACAATTGCACCAGGATGTTCCCTTATGTGCCTGCCCGCGCCCCCCGTTTCGTTACCGATGTCATCTGTGAGGAGCGCTACTCTAACATCGAGCCTTCCTCCAGTGGGGAG ATCATTTACAAAGTGCTTGATCCTGCTATTCATGTCAAAGACCCCTACAGTCGTGACATTCAAG ATCTTCTCCGGATCACCAACCTGCGCGTCAGATTCATCAAGCTGCACACCCTGGGGGACAACCTCCTGGACCGACGTCCGGACGTGCTGGAGAAATACTACTACGCCGTGTACGAGCTGGTGGTGCGAGGCAGCTGCTTCTGCTACGGCCATGCCTCTGAGTGCACCCCCGTTCCTGGCATCACAGGCAATGAAGTCGGCATG ATCCATGGTCGGTGTGTCTGCAAGCACAACACAGAGGGGCTGAACTGCGAGCACTGCAAGGACTTCCACCAAGATGTGCCCTGGAGGCCAGCTGAGCTGGGGAAGCCACATACCTGCAAAG AATGCAACTGCAACCGGCACTCCAACAAGTGCCATTTTGACATGGCTGTGTACCTGGCCACGGGGAATGTGAGCGGCGGCGTTTGTGACAACTGCCAGCACAACACCATGGGGCGTAACTGCGAGATGTGCAAGCCCTTCTACTACCAGGACCCTGCCAGGGACATCCGGGACCCcgcagtgtgtgtcc CCTGTGACTGTGACCCCATGGGCTCGCTGAAGGATGGCGAGTGTGACTCCTACACAAATCCCAGCTTGGGCATGATTGCCGGACAGTGCCACTGCAAGCTCAACGTGAGGGGTATGCGCTGCGACTACTGCAGGGACGGCTTCTTTGGCCTCAGCGAGAGCGACCCGCAGGGCTGCCAGC CGTGTCACTGCGACCCACGGGGCATCGTCTCTCCGGCTTCACCCTGCGACCAGATCAGCGGTGACTGTGCCTGCAAGAGGCATGTCACCGGCCGCTACTGCAGCGAGTGTCAG ACTGAGTACTGGGGGCTCAGCAATGATGTCTCTGGGTGCCGGCCGTGTGACTGCGACTTTGGAGGAGCTTATGACAACAG gtgcATAACAGAAGATGGACAGTGCAAATGCCTCCCCCACCTGGTAGGTCGCCAGTGCTCAGACGTGCAATCGGGATACTTCTGTGCGTCGCTGGATTTCTACAAGTACGAGGCGGAGGAAGCCGAGGGGCTTTCGCCGGACAGCCAATCCCTGCCA GGACACCCACGACCAAAGGCTGAAGTCGATTGTGTGCAGCATCTCAACAACCAGCTGCAGAGGCACCGCCGTCACCGCCGCATAGCCAGCATGCAGCAACAGAGGGCAGCATTGAGACGCATCCGCCAGCTGCAGCAAAAA CCAGATATACAGATCATTAACAGGGTCAGGACTCCTGACCAAATGGTCACCTGGACCGGACCTGGGTTTGCCAGGGTCAAGGATGGCGCCGGTCTTGTGTTTACCATCAACAACATCTCATATGCTATGGACTATGACATCCTGATTCGCTATGAGCCAGAG TCCACAGAAGACTGGGAAGCCATAGTCAGTATCAGGTCTGTGGAGCTGCCCTCTAGCACCCGTTGTGGGAATGTCCTGCCCACTGAACAGATTTACACTGTCACCCTGCCACACCATGGAAG GTACTCACAAATGCCTCGGCCCTTCTGCTTTGAGCCAAATAACCGCTACATTATAGCCGTCCGCTTCCAGCGACACCAAGCCACTTACCGCCATCTGACTGCCTTCATTCTGATTGACTCG CTAGTTCTTATCCCCAAGTACACGGACCTGCCTGGCTTCTTGGAGGGCACGCCTGCATCAGAACACCGCCGTAAGGAGATGCTGCActatatgtgtgtggggtccTTCATGATGACGCCCCTGCCGCCTTTGGCAGAGATGTGCACCAAGCTCATTTGCAGCATCTCTGCTGTGATGCACAACGGCGCCCTGC CTTGTAATTGTAACCTCCAGGGATCACTCAGCACAGAGTGTGAAAAGGTCGGAGGTCAGTGTCAGTGTAAGTCCAATGTGGTGGGTCGCCAGTGCGACCAGTGTGCCCCAGGAACCTACGGCTTTGGGGGACCTTATGGCTGCACTG CTTGCGAATGCCACAAGTCAGGATCCCACAGCCACCAGTGTGACCTAGTGACGGGTCAGTGCCCGTGTAGGGCAGGGGCCAGCGGACAGCGCTGTGCCGACTGCCAACCCGGCCAGTGGGGCTTCCCCTACTGCAGACCATGCCAGTGCAATGGGCACGCAGACGACTGCAACAGCCAGACGGGTGCCTGCCACAGCTGCAGGGATTATACCACTGGGGACTACTGTGATAG ATGTGTGGAAGGTTTCTATGGACACCCAGTGCTAGGCTCTGCGGAGCACTGCCGCCCATGCCCGTGCCCTGGGAACCCAGGCACCGGCCACTCTTGCCACGCTGAGCACAATCAGATCGTCTGTCACTGCCGACAGGGCTACACAG GTTCACAGTGTGACCGCTGTGCCCCTGGTTACTTCGGGGACCCTGAAAGGCAAGGAGGAGAGTGCCGCCCTTGTCAGTGCAACAATAACATTGACCCCCTGGACCctgagtcatgtgaccctcACACGGGTCAGTGTCTCAAGTGCTTGTATTATACAGCTGGTCCATCCTGCTCCCAGTGCAGAGAGGGCTACTATGGGAACGCCTTGCTTCGAGACTGCAGAT ACTGTACCTGTGTGACGGCGGGCACGCTGCCGGCCCACTGCACAGGGGGTCATTGTTCCTGTGACCAGCAGACGGGGGCGTGTCTGTGCCGACCCAGTGTGGTAGGACGCAACTGCGACCAGTGTGCAGCCAACCACTGGAACTTCGGGACAGACTGGGGCTGCGAGCCATGTGGCTGCCACCCTGACCACGCTGCCGGGTCACACTGCAACCAG TTCAGTGGACAGTGCCACTGCCGCCCCGGGTTCGGGGGAAGGAACTGCTCCGAGTGTCCTCAGTTCTCCTGGGGAGACCCTGAGGTCAGGTGCCAAG aatgcaattGTCACCCAGAGGGCTCCAGGACGCAGCAGTGTAACCCACTGACGGGGGAGTGCGATTGTGTGGAGAAGGCGATGGGGCGCCTCTGTGACACGTGCGCACGCGGCTACACTGGCAGATTTCCCCACTGCAATCCCTGCCACCCTTGCTTCAAACAATGGGACACCGTGGTGCAGGAGCTGCAGAAGGACCTGGATCAAATCAGAGACATCGTTCGGCAGATTCAGGAAACTGGCGTCGCCCCAGGAATCGGCGACAGTCGCATTCGGGACCTGGAGAGGAAGCTAGCCACCATCCGGGATTTGATTGGCAGTGGGGTGGGAGATGAGGTCTTTGAGCTGATCAGCCAGGCCCTCGACGAGCTGAG GGAGGAGATTGCGCTGACTGACGGCCGACTGATGGGCTTGGCCAATGAGCTGAATGACACCGCGGTGGCCGAGGGACAGCTGCGCTGGAACCTGACACAACTAGAGGAGGACCTCAGAGACATGAACATCACGTTAGCTCAGAAGCGTCACGACCTGGACAATCTGCTTAACGCTGGGTTCGCAG AGCAGTTTGAAAGAGTGCGGAAGTACTACAGGGAGTCCCAGAACGCAGAGCACCTGTGCAATTCCTCGGTGTCAGGCCCGGACAGCCCCGTGACCCAGTCTGCTGACACGCGCCAGCAGGTTGAAGACCTGCTTGCCAGTAATCATGGCAGTCTTCTGCGCATGATGGCTGCCCAGAACAAATCCCTGGCCAATCTTCAGATGGAAATCGAAGGCCTGGACCAGACTGTGCGGAACCTGAGTGAAAAA GTGTGCGGTGGTCATGGGAACCTCACCGATAATGGCACCTGCCCAAAGAGTCTTTGTGGGGGCTCTGGCTGTAAGGACAATGAAGGACAAAGGCATTGTGGAGGAGAGGGGTGTTCCGGGACTGTGAGTGCTGCAGCGAGAGCCTTAACGAAGGCCAACAATGTTACCCAGAACATCAACATTGTTAACGAGGAGCTAGATGTGGTCGCTAAGAAG CTCCGTGATGTGAGAATGCTTACCAGTGATGTGAAGATGAAGGCCATGGAGACTCTGGAAAAAGCACAGAGTAAGAAGGCCTATTTTGAAAATTCCAACAAGAAATTGAAGGATTTTATCAAGGAAATCAGAGATTTCCTCACAG AGGAGGGCGCAGATCCAGAGAGCATTGAGAAGGTGGCGCAGAAGGTGCTGAACATCTCCCTACCACTCAATGCTAGTGACCTGCTCAAAATCGTGGAGGAGATCAAAAAGAGCATTGTCAACCTCACCAACACTGAGAGCATCTTCAACCACACTTTCAATGAGCTTCAGAAAGCCATGGACCTTCTACAAAAGGCAAAGGATGTCAA GATGCAGGCAGATGGGGTGAAGGACATTAGCAACCAGACGAAGCAGGCCTTGGAAGACGCGCAGAAGGCCGTCGATGCAGCCAAAAAGGCTCTGAGGAATGCTGAGGAGAACCTCAACAACACTAATTCTTCCATTTCTGAG ATGGCCAGTAAGCTTAATAACACGGAACAGAAGCTGATGGATGCCATGATGAAGCTGGCCAACCTCTCAGAGGCGCTGGGACCACTGCAGAATAAGACCAAGCAGAACAGGCAGATGGCCTGGGAGGCCAGGGCTAAATCTGATAATGCTACCCAGGCCGCTGATGGACTGCAGCag GAGGTTGAAGatgcaagaaaaaaatacaaagaccTGCAGGACAAAATAAAAGCAATAGGTGGAGGTACTGAAGGACTGGATAATATAAGACAGAGGACTGAGGACATCAAGAGGCAAGCTGAAGATCTGCTGAACAAGGCCAACAAGGGCATGGAAGATCTGCAAG AACTTGAGGACACATTTCAGAATAATGAGAAGGTGATGCAGGCTCAGAAAGATGAGCTGGAAGAGTTGGAGAAGAACATTACCCTTATCATGGAGGACATACGGGAGAAAGTCAAGTATTACAGCACATGCTTGAAGTAG